DNA sequence from the Acanthochromis polyacanthus isolate Apoly-LR-REF ecotype Palm Island chromosome 5, KAUST_Apoly_ChrSc, whole genome shotgun sequence genome:
attatttctatatttgatATTCATTTATACATTTCGgctgtttttaaaatctgccattttcttttaaacactTTTCTATTATTCAGAATTAATGTCTTATGTTGCTTTTGGTATTttctgattacatttttttaaaatgatagtGTTTCTTCAGATCTTTAGTCTGTGTTCATGTTGAGTTCTTCATTTATGTAGGGCTTTGGATGGTTTATATTCTGTTTTAAGAGTGTTATTCTAATaaagtctgattgattgattgaatgaTTGATAGATAAACTGTGATGGAGGCAGGAAGACTCTGTGAGAAGATTTCTATGGTTCTAGggaaagaaacattttgcatttttgtacttcttttttaaattttcagttaCTACCTGTGtcaaaaaaacccaacacagTCAACTTATCCAAATCTGTAatacaaaagcataaaaaataaagatggatTCAAAGTACGTGCATGTATTAAGTAAGAAATTCACTGCTGATTATCATATAATGCTATGACGTTGAGTAAACTTTGTCAGCCAGAGGAGACATTAACATGCTGTGAGCTGCAGCACGGAGACCCTCTGGAGATAAAATAAGCACCATGTGACCTGCCTGTGAGGACTTGAGGCTATTTCAGTGGCAGTAATGGCACCCTCACTCGCAGCTTGTGATAATAACGACACTGATTGTCGAGCAAAGCCTGCAAATGCACATCTGTGGATTAATGCAGCCTCAACTACAAACACGTGAAAGACTGTAGGAAGGATGACACCGGCGACATGTCGAGATCTAAACAAGACAATGAAACTTGTGGAAAAGGAAATGGGAGCAACTGTGTCGTTGCATGAGAGAAAGGGGGGAGACACTGGAAGGTCATAATGCTCTCCTCTGACCTTTAATGCATTCCTCCCTAAAGGCCAAAGTGGTCAACCTcacccaccccacccccagccTCAGGCCTTATGTGCAACATAGCAGTCAGATCTGTGCTTCTGACtcgaaataaaacttttatccTGCGCAGcataaatgtaaataacaacCAAATTCATTAGGACATTTCATATACGGATGCAActcctattttttatttaattaaggAGATATGTGTTAATCCAGAGATACTGGATTTGATTATAGCTTATTAACAGCAGCcttaataaatgaatcagaggCATTgtttctgctctctgctgcACAGGCTGGGACTTGTAATGCAACTTTACAAGACAAGAATAAAGCAACAGTTTAGGAATCCACCTCTAAAAACAGCATATCCCACCACCTCCAGTGAATGACTGATGAATGACAAATGTTGGGTTCAGGTGTGCTTATTATGCAGTCAGCCTCTCTGCAGCGGCTGGAGGATTGGTGGCTTCTGTGGAATAATACTAATAGGAAGTGTACGAGACTGTTATGTCAACATCATATTCGTGGTAACAGATACATGGCATAATCATGGCTGAACTTGTCTTGAGAGAGTCGCTGActaatatagaaaaaaacacttgtCATTGTGTCTCCCTGACTTAATATGTAATTTGCAACACACTGTAAAATTCCACCTGAAAACACTCTCAGACTTTCTTATTGTTGGTCttgttcactgtgtgtgtgtgtgtttgtgtttcaaagTCATATAACAGCTGAGAGGTCATGCTTTAATCATGACCCATATTTACAGCAGGGAAGCCAAATGGTTAGTTTCCCTTCATCCGTCCCCTAAATACCGCAGGAGGACCATGTGATCAAAGTGGGGGAAAGGTTCTTACCGTATAAACGAAACATAATGTCGACCTTTTCCAGTTCCAAGTCAAATGGCTGCGTCCCAAATGACTGCTGCTGCTATTTATAGCGGCCTCACAAAGCCCAAAAGGCGCGCTTAGAAAAACAATAGTTAAGACGACCAcatgaaagtgaataaaaatgaatgtcAACATGGAGTAGATGCATCCTACAGATTAGGTTTCCAATATTAATGGCAACACTGACATGCTTTATTGCGAAGGGGAATTGCAGCCGCTGTTTACTAGCAGCATTTTGCTCAACCACCATAAACACAAGATGTTTCTGAGGGCAAGTGTCACAATTCATCCATGTAGCACAGGCAACTGTTACCCCACTGCTGTAGCCTGACGCTGACAGGAAGCTGCCTCTCGTTGCTTCATTCATAGGACACAATCTTATCTGCAGCTTTCAGTCAAACATTTCACTCAATAGGGAGCTGGAGGCCGTTTCATTGTAGCTTCAGTGTAAAATAACGGCTCGAGTTGAAGTCTATGTCATTACAGAGGCTACATTTTATTAACAAGAAAGtgtttgattttgatttgaccctgaaaggaaggaaggaagcgACAGAAAGACAAGATTAAGACAgcacaatcaaaaacaaagtgTTGTAGTTTCACAGTCTGTCTGCAGTTGgtttctttgtctgtgtgtggtcTGCACACTGGTGCATAGTTGCAAAGGAGACCTCAAACAGGCAGTCGAGGATTAAACAAATTAGCCGTGTGAGTTATAAACATCAGAAACTCCCCAtcagtcagttagaactgaagaagtctcttgaatgagaggtgaaacgtctttaAGAACCAAAGAGACTTACTTTCTCTGAAGCTCCAGGGATTCAACAAAAGATTACTACTGCAAATGCTTCAtgtctgcacacacacgcacacacacacacacacacaaacaggcaaGTTCTAAAAAGTACAaacatgtataaaataattgACGGACAGGCCCACAGTGAGCAGAGCTGTTGATTTCTACTGACAAGAAACGGGTGATATCATGTCTTGTTATGTCCTATGAACGTCCAGCTTCGACACTGGTGCTCCAGTATTGTCCCTTTATTCCAGAGAAGACTTCCTTAGCGTCCAGTCTCTCAGGAGTCCGGAGCAGCTCTCTAAATAATTTTTCtagcttcttttctttgtcattcgTTGTTCTGCCTTCTTGGTCTCACTGACTCTGGCAGACCGTGGAGCCACCCTTGGCGCCTGCAGCCGCCTTCTTGCGCCTCTTGTTGAGCAGTGGGTTGCTGGACGTGTCGAGATCCTTGATCTTCACCTGGTCGTAGTCCACACGCATGGTGGCTAAAGCGCTGGTCATCTCCTCCTGTGAGAAACGAGGCAGAGGATCAGGTTTAGCTGAGTGCGTTAGCTCAGCAAAGTCCACTATAGTTTGTAGCAACTGGACTTGAGGTGTCCTATAACAGGCCTCTACTTAAGCTTTTCAAAGGCGGCATCATTCAAACTGGTGCTTTAGGATTTTGACAAATGTGTGATAGCTTGACAATTTAGGAgatacatttatttgatttcttGCTGAAAATTaacacagaacatttaaacTACTACAGTGCAGTATACGTGGTAAAAAATCAAGACGCAACCAGCAGTCGGttattttaaaatggcaaaCAGTGGACTGAAAATAGGATAAACAGCTGCCTGGCTCGGCAACAACTTTCAACTGCAGACACATCTAAAGGTCATTAATCATCACATTACATCCGGTTTTTGTATTGCactttggatttgttgtgttttctgtgggacTGATGCAGGCTGCTGGAACgatatttagtttttgtgtacacaggcacacaaacaaatgacaaataaagaaatCTTGAGtcttaaatcacaaaaaagactaaatataaCAAGGTCAAGTTGGGGTTTTAGAGAGGATTAAGTGCTGCTGTACTTATCAGCAGGCAgcagttgccaggcaaccaggAAGTTACTGCTAGTCTAGAaatattcttgtaaatgttctgtttatgtgtagaattttgtagtatatattttttgtattatataTTACAACAACTacagagataaaatgagcaGTACATTCATTAGGAAGCTTTAGGCGTGTTAATAGAGTTTACTAGTTTTGGTCAGATTAGCTGTTTCCAGGCTTTCTGCTAAGCTAAGACTATCCAAACTTCCTGAACTGTCAACTTTTTTGCAAcgaaacataaacaaacacgtAATCGGTTCTCAGATATTAATTTGATTATCTGTGCAggaaaaaataagcaaagatGGACACTGAGGAAAGTCTGGGAACTGACACTGGAGCCAAAACTGGCCTCAGTCCGAACTCTCCAACTGTTCGTCCTTTATTGTTCAGGAATAAAGGCTATTCTGATCCATACTGCCGATGTAGAAATTTTGAActattctgtttttgtgctttttgagaAGTGGTTTGTTCTTTTCACAAGTGCAATCTGTGAAATTTTTACGCAACACAGCAGTGCCCGTTGCAGCACTGAACAGTGGCGCATTGTGTGCGTATCATTTTGGAGAACGGTCTTTTCATACCATATCAATTCAAACCCGTTCATTGAGCTGTTGTGAAGGAATGTATCATTCTACCCATCATTCACAGCCACTGAAATAATATGTGATTTCCCAACGGATTGGGGAAATATCCCAACACTGACTTGATGTGAGGAAACAGTACATTCATTTCTTTGTATAAATCAGAGGGAAAACGTTGGGCTCTTTTTGTTGAGCTCCTTCGtgttcaggtgtttgtgttAAATGTTGAGCTGAGTACAGACTGTGACCACTTGTTCCCCCTGGTGGCAGTCTGGGGGATCATCAAGATGGTGACACGAAAAAAATCTTTACTTCATTCCGTTAAGGATAGCAATCATTATCCCCCCAAAAATGTGCCACTAGATTAATTCTACAGATGAAAATCGATTTACAGGTTAAAGGTTCtatattgtggtcattttcagcaACTTAATGATAATAATTCTTCCACAGAATGTCTTAAATTTTCAGTTCAGAATACTGCATAGATGGTTCATTCATCATGGCTGTATAACTGATGGTTTTAGTCCTGCTGAAAAAACTGCATTagtttctgtagctttaaatgcagctgaactgctgctgtctacgccccttcaggaagaagactatctctgcatctctgactGATAGTGTGAGATTAACAGTGAGTCACAGCTGCTGATATGGGTGTGAAAGAGTGTGTAAGACCATCGCTTCTAAGTTTACATGTAAATATGCTCCCCTTTCCACTATATTCTATTTATTTCCTGCATTGTATTTTAATCGTGTGTGTGTTCCTACCTACTTTGTTAAGCACCTTTGAGTATCTTGAAAAGTGGCATGTAAGaattatgtattattatttttatcattattatttttaaatatcagtTTACATTAAATTAGTGCAGACCTTCAGCTTGGTACTGGCTCTGAAGTGACTGGCAATTAACATATAAGGGCTAGGTTTTAGTCACTATTTCATACTCGctctgttgtctgacaacagaaatagaaaatcTAAATGAGAACAACTTTATGGGGAAGTGTGATGTATTAAAATCCAGTATATGTGAGCCCAGACagcaggagagaagaaaactgaTGTAATCACCGGCTGAGTTCAAGTTGCACTGAGGCAGAACaatcaacataaaaaataaacagtaacacATCCAGTCCTTATTTATTGGTTTCAAATCAGACTAAAAGTTGCCATCCCCTCTGAATTTCTATCAGCATTACGGTTTCCACAAAGCTCTAACCTGTGGGCATATGAGCAACCCTACTGTTAGCTACATCATCCCCACAATGCGCCAACACTAAGGATTTTAGTTTGTTGTGGGGACACTGGCCTCTAAAATACCAGTAATCCACTAGATCTCCAGTTCTTTCTCTGCTGGCAGTGCATGAAGACTTTTGTGTTCACTCCTGCAGCCAACAGCAAAACATTCGGCCACCTTTGCTGGTGCTTGATACATTTTAGAGTtggcagaagcagctgtagagAGTAAATAAACCTGGTGGACGGGGAGGCAGCTGCttattcagaatgactcaaCTGGAATCAACCAGCAATGACGACGCAGGCTTACACAAAGGTTGATGACTATTGTTTTTTTGGAATAAGGCAGCTCAGTTTCTAGTTGTGTAGAggcttcattttttattcatttatttatttagaatgggacagtgcatattaatcaACATGAGTCCAACAAGGTCCACATGTAAATATGCCAGAGTTAGCCAGAGTGGCTAATTTTCATCTGTAGTCCCAGGGCAGGTTGATGttacagaaattaaaacaaGGCCACACAGCATGAAACAAAGTTAAAATTCGCAGACATTATGCAAGCAAACAATATACTGACTAAATAAGAcataagaggaaaaaaaaaaagaactataaagaaattaataaaactaCATGTCTACgctgtggctgcaggtttgATTGTCAAGAAGCCAAAGTTTGACTGATCTACTGAAGGATCCAAGAGAAGAAATCTGTCTGATATATGATGGAACACTATTCCAGGTTTCAGCTGCCTTTACTGAGAGGCTCATCTTACCGATAGTACTGTTTCTGTATGGAATGGCACAGTCTCCTCTGCTTTGAGATCGTGTTGCTCTACCGTTTTTTTTGATGGATGAATTGCCTCAGAGGAGGCGGTGCCAGGCCATTTAATATTGAGCTTGAGTAATGACACTTTAACTTTAAACCTCCAAGTTTAGAACAGCCACAAAGCTCAATGCAAATGGATTTCCATCATCTGTGACTTTTTAAAGCTGTAGTTAAAAGTGACCTGGACGGCAATATTTCAGTGTCAGTGTCAGGAGAATCTGAGCTTTGGCTTGAAAACTCCTACTTTTAGGAAACAGCACTGCAAACTTGGAGATTGAAGTGGGGAATTCTGCTGTATTCTAGAAGGTTTATCACTTTTTCCCAATTCTAGAGACTAGAAATTTTGAAATCTAATCCTTAAACCGTAGtaatttctttttacagtttggtcaatatttgtgcattacttctgtcactgaaataggaaatgctctttaagccacttttgtaatgtttaataccatctttttttaaatgtcaatttTGATCCCCAAAATTGTCCCTATGGTTGTTGTCTCTGCACCAATGACTGAGTCCTCCTTCCCACTGGGTACAGTTTCAAAAGGCTGTCAGTAACAGCATGTAATGCCAACATATAACCAGAGGGTGTCAGTGTTGTTCTGACCTTTACATCCTCCCACATCTCTCTGTCTTCAGTCAGGACCCGGGTGGTGTGGAGTGGAGTGGAGGGAACCACCATGGACTGCTGCAGagtgcaaaaacaaagacatttacaGATGTAAACAATCAGTGCACAGATAAACAGACCAGTTTGTATATGAAGAGTTTCTGTTCTTGACTTACATTGATCCAGGGGTGGTTCATAAACTGAGTGATGGTCATTCTCTCGTTGGGGTCTGTTTTCAGCAGCTGGTGGATCAAATCTTTTGCTGGGAGAGCAAAGGCAATGCAAATACATTCACATTAGCAACACACACCGACATGCAAATATCGCAAAGCTTTTCCTGGTCTCAGGCACCGACTGGCCTACTTACACAGCAAATGGGACTATTCGAGAGAgtgaaaaaatagatttatgaCGGTGTGTGCACAGAGTCACACACTGTCATTGTTGGTTAAGACGAGAACACCAGCTGGCTGTTTGCTCTGAGATACGTGTAAGGAGTTTAGGTGGGATTACTTGATGTTGTCGTACAATCGCACAACTAGAAAAGCAAGAAATTGATTGTGAATGAGTGTGGAAGATGGAAACGACATTTAGAGAGATTAAAGCAGAGTTTTTCCTACATTGAGGAACTTTTGATGTCCCCACAAGAGGCTTTTAGCCAATTTACTCAAGAATATTATGCACTTTTGTTTATGAAATTatcaaaaataactgaaaaatttAGTTTTTGACAAATTCTCACCATGCGTTAAAACAGCTAGGCTTAATACTAATCTAAATTACAGACCACAATTTACCTGAAGCAGAAAGGAACATTTCCTGTATATTGAAACTCAGCTTTGGTGAGTGCACGTATAATCTTAAGCGTAGGCAGCAGCAAGATGCAAACTGAAGTCCCATGACGTAGCGTTTTTACACCAGCTGTTCCCCATCCTCTCTCTGAGGTTTTCAGTATGAGCATATCTCAACATGACTTAGTCATCCATCAAACCTGCAGAGTCAGAATCAGTGCAGCGCTACAGTTTCATAGTTTCCTCTGCAAGCTTTGCAACACGTTACAATGCTTTACGCAGTTGCAGACAAACAAATCAGCGCTGCTCACATTACGTAAGTGCTTTCATATCATTTTGATGACGTTTTCTGatggaaaacaataaaattgtGCATTTGCAGCTTAGATGTTCCGCTTGGTCTCTCAAATTGTTTACTGAATATGTCTGAACTCGCTGCACGTGTAGTGGCTGCCgtgtctgtctgtatatatTGTTCGATGTATGCAATGGTTGTGATTTACAAAACAGAGAtcttttttaaggtttttagtGTGTAGGGATCAGGGTGGACCAGATTCTCACCTTCCTGAGACACCTCAGCCCACTCTGGATTAGGGAATTCATACTGGCCCATTCttatcctcctcttcatccctgGAGAAATGGCCTGGCCTGTGTTGGAATAAAACGGAGGGAAACCACACAACCTGCAGAGACAAACGCATAGAGACAGTCAGAACTAGTTTAAAGTCTTAGATTCACCTTATTGTGGGAAATATATAagtacatttacatttactcAAATCATGAACTATTTCGAAGTACCTGTATTTTACTtgagtatttacattttatgctactttataCTTCCTCTCCACTCTATTTGAAAGGGAAATTTTGTACTTTCTGTTTCCCTGCATTtgtctgacagctttagttactgTTAAGATAATTATTTTACTCAACAGGCAACATTGCTAACAGTTTCCAGTCTTGTTGGCAAATAGtgatttccccccccccccctaaaCTCATCAGatggtttcatttcaataaGTATTCAAATGTtccaatattttgaaaaaaacgaTTGtagaaagactgaaaactaaTTCATTTATCAAAAAACTATTCATCTGATGACCACAAAGATGCATCAGCTGTCTCTTTCTGTGTATAACTGTATATATAATAGTTCAGACATGCAGCAGTagcatgctgctgacacactattaataatctaaatatgccatttattaaaatatatcagGCAGAGGGATGAAATCTGTACTTCAACTTTGATATTTCAACTACAGTTTGTTATTAATGCTAATGTACTTTTGTTTCAGTAGGTGTTTCATGCAGGACTTCGCCTAGAAATGGAGCATTTTTGTGTTGGTACTTTCACTTCTGTACAGGGTGGAAAGACTTTTAGCGCCTTTGGTATCCACATACAAAAATACTTGACAGCCAGTACTCACAGGATGTACATGATGACGCCCAGAGACCACATGTCACATGACTTGTCATATTTCTCCGGACCCAAAACCTCAGGAGCTTATCAGcaacaccacaaacacaaacaacatgcAAACAAAGATTAGGGGCGTACTGTAGAGGTTACAAATGACTCCAAAGTATATTCCTTTTAAAACCTCTGTTAAACCGCTGTAAACACAAGAATTAGACTTTTTTCTAAATGATCCATCTGTCATAATTTCTCGAAAACGGCACAAAGCAACTCACCCACATAATACGGTGTGTAGCAGGGCGTCTGCAGAGGGTTGTGTAGTGTGGTCTCCTTAGCGAAGCCAAAGTCTGTCAGTTTCAGGACCCCGTTTCTCTCTTTAGTGGTGTACAGCAGGTTCTCTGGCTGTAGGGggaggcagaagaagaaaagatgaACATCGTAGTTTTAGAGATTGCAGGCTTTATGGTTTTGCATCCACACTCACCTTGATGTCTCTGTGCGCGATGTTAATGTTGTGGAGAAAGTCGATGGCCGTGCCGATGTCCCTCATAATCTCAGACGCCTCTGGgagaaaacagataaacaaactcTCTCAAACCCGAAGAAATAATATATACCGAGAggcaacaaacaaaactgagatTACGttgaacaaaatgagaaaaatgtcagttaACTGAAAGAGCCAGACTTGCATGCTCTCTGTATATCTGGTACTGTCAATCGAAATACaattaaatgttaatttatgAGATTATAAAGAGGGGATTCAATGCTTGTTGCTGAGTATTTCATCAAATCAAACTGTAGAAGTGTTTGATACCAATGTGTGCTTCCTTTACGGTAACTAAAAGAACATCTGTATATTCTGTCCTTTACTACGTGTctaatgtccatccatccatccatccatccatccatccatccatccatccatccatccatccatccatccatccatccatccatccatccatccatccatccatccatccatcagtccTCACCTTTCTCAGTAAAGGCCTGATCTCCTCTGGCCTGGATTCTGCTGAACAGCTCTCCTCCCTCCATACTGGACAGACAGGCAAAGAGAACATTACATGGATTGTTTAACCTTGGATTCAGTCACAATCAATATGCTGATCAACTTATTGGCATTAAGGCTAGTCGAGTCAAGctactgttatttttacagcaCTTTTAGAACAAGAGAGAAATAAGACTCACCATGAATTTAACAACCAAGTTCAAATATTAATGTTAAGATCCTACAGTATTATttagaatgtaaaaatgtacctgagtgatttaaatataatatatataatttatgtaaaatataaatgtatgtgaCTAATAGGAGATCTTACAGTATTATATATCGAAATATTACGATTAAGACCTCAGAATGTTATGTAAAAATATTAATGTACCTGACTAATACAAGAGCCTACAAAGATATTTATTGCATAGAAATATATTCTAATATATATTCTAATATATTCTATTATATGGAAATATAACCGATAAACATATTTCTGCTGTTATTTGGTGTTTGACTGATTAGAAGATTCATTTGttaattgcacatttttaagcgtgcactcacttttttttgtgtgttcagtttagacacaacatgtttgatatttttcttaaaaTCACCAATTCAAACAGGGGAAATGTCAAGTGTTTGACAGATTTTAAGCAGCCTACTTGtgagaaaatgtcatagttattGAGAATGCTCCgtcaaaataaatgttacatGTTTTCAAAATTCAGTTGTTGAGGTTAAAGTCACTTAGTAGCACatccttttttctttattttattgcaaaCATCTACATCTGCACAAGCTGTCACAAGTAAAGTCCAAAGTAGACTGAAATTAAGGATTATACCACTTTCTaatcatttatatttaaattatttataaaatgcacatattgattttaatttattaatgtCGGCTAAATTAGTCACTCGATCAGATAGCAGCCAATAACGAGAACAGCTTTTGGGTTGCCAGATTGTGGTTGATATTCAACTTTTCCTATTCACCTTTTAAACTCTAGGATTCATCATGGAGACCCAGTTAGTTGTCATTTGAACCTTCTGACCTCTTATTAAAGGGTAGCAGGGCATCTGATCAACAAGTGTCTTAATACATTAAATTCATAACTACAGCTGCAGATTTGATCGTTTCCTCAagagttattttttaaagatttaatgacattataaacagaggaaagagaaataacccagtttcttttttcttttctttttttttgctttttttgcacCCTGGCAGCTGAAAACTTCTGACAGTTATACTTGTTGTATTAGTTGCAGCTTTTAACTTATAATGAAGAGTTTTCAAaacacaactagaaaagcactcggagagcgcagacctccgccaggccatctgtttgtctctctgtctgtctgtttgtctgttaacagcataactcaaaaagtcatggacggattttcaccaaatttttacagaatgtctggaagagcaaaagtaacaatcgattagattttggaggtgatctggatcaccgtctggatccaggatttttttgaaggactggcagccatctctcaattgtacagagtccttcaaaaaaaatcctggatccagacggtgatccggatcacctccaaaatctaatcgattgttacttttgctcttccggacattctgtaaaaatttggtgaaaatccgtccatgactttttgagttatgctgttaacagacaaacagacaaactccggtgattacataacctcctggcggaggtaataaatcaTCAACACTGTGTTTTACACTTTGAGAAAAATTCCTTTTCTACAGTTTGAACACTCTGAGCAGACATGAAGCTTTGAGGTTCTCATTTCACCTCAATTTCATTtcacttatatatttttaggagaAACGGTAAGTGAAactgaagctgtaaaaacaataaGAGGCTAGGTTAGCAGCTGTGGTCCCCTTTTACATGAAATGGGAAGTATTTCATAAACAAGCAGCAACATGGGAACTATTTGTGTCATGTGTAACAAAAAATAGTCATTCACGGTTGCCATGATCATATGTAAGCCTTGTGCTCGGGTTAATTTCTGGTTTAGTAACTGAATCATTAAATTAGCACAGATAATCACTGAACAAATATACATCTCTTTTGTTCAAACACTTGGCTACACCTCAAACATGAGATCTACGGtttaatttttcaaaagttCAGAGACTTTAACCACAAACATTTTTAGTGTTATATCAGATCTTGAGCTTCTGACTCCCCAGCATTCATAATCACACATCCTAGTAATCACCGATACTGAAAGTCTCCCTTCAGTTCCTcagaaaaagatgtttttgCTCACTGCCAAGTGGGTGTGCTTTTAAGTGCATGAAGTAAGAGCGTAGTTTTTGTGGTTTACATACAGAACAATCAGATAGCTGACTGCTAAACCGACTATCTGCAGTGGATTGAACTGTCCTCCTTTGACCTTTTAATCAAGCcggaagcagcagcagtgaaccTCTTACTGTGTGTACTGAGCATGTGCACAAGGTCACTACATACGGTATAATGCAAACATTTAATGTGTCAACGAAAGTGAGAATCAGTTAGTTACTGTTTAAAGTTCCCACCAACAGGACGGTGTCATTTCTCTTTTGTTGCTCTCTGtagtttctctttttgttttctctggattttcatgtgtttttcc
Encoded proteins:
- the mapkapk3 gene encoding MAP kinase-activated protein kinase 3 yields the protein MLQNGNGKEKAPKAEEEETDSPPSVNPKQPQQCAPPGADKKDAEPTHFSVPAYPKLDIKRNAVTDDYKISTQVLGLGINGKVLECFNKKTGQKCALKILYDSPKARREVELHWRVSAGPYIVRILSLYENMHHGKKCLLIVMECMEGGELFSRIQARGDQAFTEKEASEIMRDIGTAIDFLHNINIAHRDIKPENLLYTTKERNGVLKLTDFGFAKETTLHNPLQTPCYTPYYVAPEVLGPEKYDKSCDMWSLGVIMYILLCGFPPFYSNTGQAISPGMKRRIRMGQYEFPNPEWAEVSQEAKDLIHQLLKTDPNERMTITQFMNHPWINQSMVVPSTPLHTTRVLTEDREMWEDVKEEMTSALATMRVDYDQVKIKDLDTSSNPLLNKRRKKAAAGAKGGSTVCQSQ